One part of the Oncorhynchus kisutch isolate 150728-3 linkage group LG22, Okis_V2, whole genome shotgun sequence genome encodes these proteins:
- the znf609a gene encoding zinc finger protein 609a isoform X2, which yields MESLVSTPSPPPLHLLAPVGNRNESIASPCEQIMVRTRSVASNTTDVALATDPECLGPCEPGTSVNLEGIVWQETEDGMLVVNVTWRNKTYVGTLLDCTRHDWAPPRFCESPTSDLEMRNGRGRGKRMRPNGNTPVNENSNSSDNKGSGTSKTRAANNSSKSRRGSQTSSERRTPPNSNTEDVKASSSSANKRKNKPASDMEPNSSSEDTKGSKRMRTNSNSGPRGVAHTVLPSIPTIKAEPLPPPQLDRNCPSPVLIDCPHPNCNKKYKHINGLKYHQARAHNDDDMKLDMDGDSEYGEDSTLHPDPGSCNGASISQKGCLSPARSVTPKGRGFEAQTPSPSSGKFGSKQSKKKPCEADPEAVGMAIDGCEDGPCLTDEASNDGMDDKKDRAKKTGNGSKVDKLAQKGMKSARPIATAIPPQQLYSLQTAGGFPAASPGSTPALGSVVQSIPKSPQLKAIQPKPSAPGDPSSMNPALSGSKDKKKKDKKKKEAGKEGDSPKGLGKGGKPEEGKSPYSESSDPGSKGDGLLNGSSDPHQSRLASIKAEADKIYSFTDNAPSPSIGVASRIEAGGMAQPLTPLHVVTQNGADNSSVKTNSPAYSDISDAGEDGEGRVEGAKGIKSEEQAIRESAKKALFPAQTPSKESPYYPGYETYYSPNYANPNPSPGVSVTGATLQEGAQVKVKKEEQEEPGDEDRKVKQELQEDRKPEMGASGPGQQQQASVIQQRSNMYMQPLYYNQYAYVPPYAYHPDQAYHNHLMNTNPAYRQQYDERQRQAAAEQHRAAEKKSDAAGKDRDREGSSGKEQSEEWKQKASVPPTLSKAPSLTDLGKGGPPQGKLSKDPSSSLEQAKSSVIMPKGEDAKAPAQQAEGLKMKLSEGGHHGKREELKAGMESGRPSAMEQGMWYRQEPDSRLWPYVYPSKYPEAQKPQDEERWKEERDRERERDRDRADRERDRDRDRERDRDRDRKGKEGRDERARSKDATPKEESKEGAEPRSSLAASEEHRGMVKDPRATAAHMQFSSPLAQHQGYIPYMHGAYGYSQGYDPSHPGYRGMPSVMMQNYPGSYFSFSPYGSKMGPGEEGGEKASRASPTVSGKSASEAKALDILHQHASQYKSKSPTVSDKTPLHERERERAASERDRDIDRPRSSPSQRILPSHHHLGYPLLSGQYDLSYATGLSSSAIVASQQASAPSMYPPARR from the exons gtaTGCTGGTGGTAAACGTGACCTGGAGAAACAAGACATATGTGGGAACCCTCCTTGACTGCACAAGGCACGACTGGGCCCCGCCAAG GTTCTGTGAGTCCCCAACCAGCGACTTGGAGATGAGGAACGGCCGGGGCCGGGGGAAGAGGATGAGGCCTAACGGCAACACGCCTGTCAACGAGAACAGCAACTCCTCAGACAATAAGGGCAGCGGCACCAGCAAGACACGCGCCGCCAATAACAGCAGCAAGAGCCGGCGGGGCAGCCAGACATCGTCGGAGCGCCGCACACCGCCCAACAGCAACACGGAGGATGTCAAGGCCAGCTCGTCGTCGGCCAACAAGCGCAAGAACAAGCCCGCCTCGGACATGGAGCCAAACTCCAGCTCTGAGGACACCAAGGGCAGCAAGCGCATGCGCACCAACTCCAACAGCGGCCCCAGAGGAGTGGCCCACACCGTCCTCCCCAGCATTCCCACCATTAAGGCAGAGCCCCTTCCCCCGCCACAACTCGACCGCAACTGCCCTTCGCCAGTGCTCATCGACTGCCCGCACCCCAACTGCAACAAGAAATACAAGCACATTAACGGCCTCAAGTACCACCAGGCCCGTGCCCACAACGACGATGACATGAAGTTGGACATGGATGGGGACAGTGAGTACGGAGAGGACTCCACTCTCCACCCCGATCCGGGCAGCTGCAACGGTGCCTCCATCTCTCAGAAGGGCTGCTTGTCCCCGGCCCGCTCAGTCACACCCAAGGGCAGGGGCTTCGAGGCCCAGACTCCATCGCCCTCCTCTGGGAAATTTGGCTCCAAGCAGAGCAAAAAGAAGCCCTGCGAGGCCGACCCGGAGGCAGTTGGTATGGCCATAGACGGCTGCGAAGACGGGCCCTGCCTAACAGATGAGGCCAGCAATGACGGCATGGACGACAAGAAAGACAGGGCCAAGAAGACGGGTAACGGCTCCAAGGTGGACAAGCTGGCCCAGAAGGGCATGAAGTCAGCGCGGCCCATCGCCACTGCCATACCGCCTCAGCAGCTGTACTCCCTACAGACGGCCGGTGGCTTCCCTGCAGCCAGCCCCGGCTCCACCCCTGCCTTGGGCTCAGTGGTTCAGTCCATTCCCAAGAGCCCGCAGCTGAAAGCCATCCAGCCCAAGCCCTCGGCCCCGGGAGACCCCTCGTCTATGAACCCAGCTCTGAGCGGCTCGAAGGACAAGAAGAAGAAAGACAAGAAGAAGAAAGAGGCTGGAAAGGAGGGAGACAGCCCCAAAGGGCTAGGGAAAGGGGGGAAGCCGGAAGAAGGCAAGAGCCCATACTCTGAATCCTCGGACCCGGGGAGCAAAGGTGATGGACTCCTGAATGGCTCATCGGACCCCCACCAGAGCCGGCTGGCCAGCATCAAGGCAGAGGCGGACAAGATCTACAGCTTCACTGACAACGCCCCCAGTCCATCCATCGGTGTGGCCAGCAGGATAGAGGCTGGAGGCATGGCCCAACCCCTCACCCCGCTCCACGTGGTCACGCAGAACGGAGCCGACAATTCCTCAGTGAAGACCAATAGCCCGGCCTACTCGGACATCTCAGATGCGGGCGAGGACGGCGAAGGTCGGGTGGAGGGCGCCAAAGGCATCAAGTCCGAGGAGCAGGCTATCCGAGAGAGTGCCAAGAAGGCCCTGTTCCCCGCCCAAACGCCCAGCAAGGAGTCCCCCTACTACCCCGGCTACGAGACCTACTACTCCCCGAACTACGCCAATCCCAACCCTAGCCCGGGGGTGTCTGTCACGGGGGCTACACTGCAGGAGGGGGCCCAGGTCAAGGTAAagaaagaggagcaggaggagccagGCGATGAGGACCGTAAGGTCAAGCAGGAGCTGCAGGAGGACCGTAAGCCCGAGATGGGTGCCTCTGGACCGGGGCAACAGCAGCAGGCCTCAGTCATCCAGCAGCGCTCCAACATGTACATGCAGCCTCTCTACTACAACCAGTATGCCTACGTTCCCCCGTACGCCTACCACCCGGACCAGGCCTACCACAACCACCTGATGAACACCAACCCAGCCTACCGGCAGCAGTACGACGAGAGGCAGCGGCAGGCAGCAGCCGAGCAGCACCGCGCCGCCGAGAAGAAATCGGACGCTGCTGGAAAGGACAGGGATCGAGAGGGCTCCTCGGGGAAGGAGCAGAGTGAGGAATGGAAGCAGAAGGCTTCGGTGCCCCCCACCCTCTCCAAGGCCCCCAGTCTCACAGATTTGGGCAAAGGAGGGCCACCCCAGGGCAAGCTGTCCAAAGATCCCTCGTCTTCTTTGGAGCAGGCCAAGTCATCGGTCATCATGCCCAAGGGTGAGGATGCCAAGGCGCCGGCCCAGCAGGCCGAGGGGCTGAAGATGAAGCTGAGCGAGGGAGGGCACCATGGGAAGAGGGAGGAGCTCAAGGCGGGCATGGAGTCGGGCAGGCCCTCGGCTATGGAGCAGGGCATGTGGTACAGACAG GAGCCTGACTCGAGGCTGTGGCCTTACGTTTACCCCAGCAAGTACCCTGAGGCCCAGAAACCACAGGACGAGGAGCGGTGGAAAGAGGAACGCGACAGGGAACGGGAAAGAGACCGAGATCGAGCAGAccgagagagggacagggaccgAGACAGGGAACGGGACCGAGACAGAGACCGAAAGGGCAAGGAGGGCAGGGATGAGAGGGCTCGGTCCAAAGACGCCACCCCCAAGGAGGAGAGCAAAGAGGGGGCTGAGCCCCGGTCGTCGTTGGCGGCCTCTGAGGAGCACCGGGGGATGGTGAAGGACCCGAGGGCCACTGCTGCCCACATGCAGTTCTCCTCTCCCCTGGCCCAGCACCAGGGCTACATTCCCTACATGCACGGAGCCTATGGCTACAGCCAGGGCTATGACCCCAGCCACCCGGGCTACCGCGGGATGCCCTCGGTCATGATGCAGAACTACCCTG GTTCctacttctccttctctccctacgGCAGTAAAATGGGGCCAGGCGAAGAGGGCGGTGAGAAGGCGTCGCGCGCCAGCCCCACGGTCAGCGGCAAGTCCGCCTCAGAGGCCAAGGCCCTGGACATCCTTCACCAGCATGCCAGCCAGTACAAGAGCAAGTCGCCGACAGTCAGCGACAAGACCCCCTTGCACGAACGGGAACGGGAGCGCGCCGCTTCCGAACGAGACCGAGACATAGACCGGCCGCGCTCCTCGCCCTCGCAGCGCATCCTGCCTTCCCATCACCACCTGGGCTACCCGCTTCTCTCGGGGCAGTACGACCTGTCCTATGCCACAG GTCTCTCCTCATCAGCCATTGTTGCCAGTCAGCAAGCCTCCGCCCCCTCCATGTACCCCCCTGCACGGAGGTGA